A genomic region of Zea mays cultivar B73 chromosome 6, Zm-B73-REFERENCE-NAM-5.0, whole genome shotgun sequence contains the following coding sequences:
- the LOC103630828 gene encoding transcription initiation factor TFIID subunit 5 — MGTQYTFHYPKLFTAPSRADPPSFLQSPRSAGAPSSLPFLPAIGTQAAAAALRLGLYDCVSGFPSGLRPPASHHAPSPPVLCTPAGDPACLPFSLLPPPVDRQRLVICHKFSHYIFLQKRNTEGGKQNASLKKAKKDKLVGATGKNVRTETSMVFVTLRVKPELTLPATPIEVEQSILEDLRNRAQLNNVALPSVSFYTFLNTHNGLNCSSISHDGSLVVGGFSDSSVKVWDMSKIGQPAKISSSQNENGCSHGEHISTLDEGKRTYTLFQGHSGPVYSAAFSPFGDFLLSSSSDLTIRLWSTKLNANLVCYKGHNYPVWDVQFSPVGHYFASASHDRTARIWSIDKIQPLRIMAGHLSDVDCVQWHVNCNYIATGSSDKTVRLWDVQTGECIRMFIGHRSMVLSLAMSPDGRYMASGDEDGTIMIWDLSTGRCVSPLLGHSSCVRTLAFRFAI, encoded by the exons ATGGGCACCCAATACACGTTTCATTACCCTAAACTTTTCACTGCTCCATCGAGGGCAGACCCGCCGTCGTTTCTTCAATCTCCTCGCAGCGCCGGCGCTCCATCTTCGCTCCCTTTTTTACCCGCGATCGGCACGCAGGCGGCGGCTGCGGCGCTCAGGCTCGGGCTCTACGACTGCGTCAGCGGCTTCCCCTCCGGCCTCCGGCCTCCCGCCAGTCACCACGCGCCCTCGCCCCCGGTCCTCTGCACACCGGCCGGTGACCCTGCGTGCTTGCCTTTCTCTCTCCTCCCGCCTCCGGTGGATCGTCAAAGGCTCGTTATCT GTCATAAGTTTTCTCATTATATTTTTCTACAGAAAAGAAACACAGAAGGTGGAAAGCAAAATGCTTCTCTTAAGAAGGCCAAAAAGGACAAGCTTGTAGGTGCAACTGGAAAAAACGTCAGAACTGAAACAAGCATGGTTTTTGTGACACTTCGAGTGAAACCAGAGCTAACTCTTCCAGCAAC ACCTATTGAAGTTGAACAATCGATTCTCGAGGACCTGCGAAACCGTGCACAACTAAATAACGTGGCATTGCCATCTGTTAGCTTCTACACATTCCTTAATACACATAATGG ATTAAACTGTTCGTCAATATCACATGACGGATCGCTGGTTGTTGGTGGGTTTTCTGATTCATCTGTGAAG GTCTGGGATATGTCAAAGATTGGCCAACCAGCAAAAATAt CAAGTTCACAAAACGAGAATGGGTGTTCCCATGGTGAGCACATATCAACATTAGATGAGGGGAAAAGAACCTATACACTATTTCAAGGCCATTCTGGGCCAGTTTATTCTGCGGCTTTTAGCCCTTTTGGGGATTTCCTCTTGTCATCATCTTCAGATTTGACAA TAAGACTATGGAGCACCAAGCTGAATGCCAATCTTGTCTGTTACAAAGGACATAATTACCCAGTTTGGGATGTCCAA TTCAGCCCAGTTGGCCATTActttgctagtgcttcacatgacAGGACTGCTAGAATTTGGTCAATTGATAAAATCCAGCCTTTGCGAATAATGGCTGGGCATCTTTCTGATGTTGAT TGTGTCCAGTGGCACGTAAACTGTAACTACATTGCTACCGGCTCTAGCGACAAAACTGTAAGACTATGGGATGTTCAGACGGGTGAATGTATACGGATGTTTATTGGTCATAGGAGTATGGTTTTGTCACTGGCAATGTCACCTGATGGACGATACATGGCCTCTGGAGATGAAGATGGAACAATCATGATATGGGATCTCTCGACTGGCCGTTGTGTTTCACCACTGCTAGGACACAGCTCTTGTGTGCGGACACTTGCTTTCAG GTTTGCAATCTAA